The Planctomycetota bacterium region CTCTGGCGAGCCTGATCGTGAGCGTGGCGGCGTACGCCGCGGGCTCGGCGGCGGCGCTTCGGGCGCTGCGGGCGGGGAACCCGCGGGGCCTGTGCGGGGCGCGGGGGTGCGCCCTGGCGGGGGTGCTTTCGTACGTGGCGCACGGGGCGTGGGAGGTCGCCACGGCCGGACGCCTGCCCGTGGCCGACGCGGCGGAGGCCTTCGCGTTCCTGTCGGCGGCGTCGGTGGCGGCCGCGCTGGCGCTCGACTGGGCGCGCGGGCTTTCGATTCTGACGGTGGCGACGCTTCCGCTCGGGGCGGCCACATCGGCGCTGGCCCTGGCCCTGTGGGCGTCGTCGCCGCCGGGGCGGCCGGCGATGCCGGGGGACGCGATGGGGACGTGGACGGTTCTTCACGTGCTCGTGGCGTTGGCGTCGTACGGGGCGTTCGCGCTGGCGTTCGTGACGGGGGTCGTGTACCTCGTCGAGCACCGCCAGCTTAAGCATCACGGGGCGGGCTCGATTCTGGGGTTCCTGCCGGCGCTCGAGACGGTGCGGCGGCTCAACGTCCGGGCGATGGCGGTGGGGGCGCTGCTTCTTCTGGCGGGGCTCCTGGTGGGCTACTTTCAGGCGCGCGAGCTTTACCGCCGCGAGTTCGACCGGCTGGACCCGAAGATTCTGCTGACGACGCTCACGTTTCTGACCTACGCGGGGATCCTGCTTCTGAGCGCGCGGCCGGCGTTCAAGGGGCGGCGGACGGCGCTCGGGTCGGTGCTGGGCTTCGGCCTGCTCATGATCAACTTCTGGGCGAGCGTCTTCTGGAGCGATCTTCACCGGTTCCGGTAGGGGCTCATGGAGATTTCCGTCACGGGACTCAACCACAAGCGGGCCCCGGTGGAGCTGCGCGAGAAGCTCGCCGTGGACGGGGCGGCGCTGGCGCCGACGCTGGCGGCGCTTCAGAAGGGGCTGGGGGCGCGGGAGCTGGTGATTCTTTCGACGTGCAACCGGGTGGAGCTGTACGCGGTGCACGAGGGGGAGCCTCCCGGCGTGAGGGAGGTGGCCGCGGCGCTCGGGGCGCGCCCGGGAGTGTCGCCCGAAGCGCTCGTTCCGGCGCTCTATCGCCACCACGGGGCCGATGCGGTGCGGCATCTCTTCCGGGTGGTGTCCAGCCTGGACTCCATGGTCGTGGGGGAGACGCAGATTATCGGGCAGGTGAAGGACGCCTACTTCGCCGCCAAGGAGGCGGGAGCGACGGGCCCCGTCTTCAACCGGCTTTTCCAGCACGCCCTGTACGTGGCCAAGCGGGTGCATTCGACGACGGCCCTGGGGGAGCGGCAGGTCTCGGTTCCCTCGGTGGCGGCCCGGATGGCGGAGAAGATTTTCCAGGATCTGTCGTCCAAGACGCTCGTGGTTCTCGGGGCCGGGGAGACGGGGGAGTTGACGGTGGCGGCGTTTCGGAACCGGGGGATGAGCCGCATTCACGTCGTCAACCGGACGCCCGAACATGCGCGGGCGCTGGCGGAACGGACGGGGGGGAAGGCCTACGCGCTGGAGGATCTGCCACGGGTGCTT contains the following coding sequences:
- the ccsA gene encoding cytochrome c biogenesis protein CcsA, yielding LASLIVSVAAYAAGSAAALRALRAGNPRGLCGARGCALAGVLSYVAHGAWEVATAGRLPVADAAEAFAFLSAASVAAALALDWARGLSILTVATLPLGAATSALALALWASSPPGRPAMPGDAMGTWTVLHVLVALASYGAFALAFVTGVVYLVEHRQLKHHGAGSILGFLPALETVRRLNVRAMAVGALLLLAGLLVGYFQARELYRREFDRLDPKILLTTLTFLTYAGILLLSARPAFKGRRTALGSVLGFGLLMINFWASVFWSDLHRFR
- the hemA gene encoding glutamyl-tRNA reductase — its product is MEISVTGLNHKRAPVELREKLAVDGAALAPTLAALQKGLGARELVILSTCNRVELYAVHEGEPPGVREVAAALGARPGVSPEALVPALYRHHGADAVRHLFRVVSSLDSMVVGETQIIGQVKDAYFAAKEAGATGPVFNRLFQHALYVAKRVHSTTALGERQVSVPSVAARMAEKIFQDLSSKTLVVLGAGETGELTVAAFRNRGMSRIHVVNRTPEHARALAERTGGKAYALEDLPRVLPLGDVVLACLRFEGYAIGPAEVRAAMQARRQEPMFLIDIAVPRTVDPAVNEIENVYLYNIDDLESIVRQNLEEREREVERCLPLVEAETQVFLKEITPPDVTALLANVRERLQAIADEELRRTLGRLNGLSENQKQEISELARRIINKVLHAPSETLRGGGLSESHHTIVELVRKLFGLNRKGDDPS